AAGAAGATGGGCATGATGCTCTGTTGTGCCATTTTAGTAGCATTTGGGGGCTCAGGAATTCTGGAGGGAGTGGTCATAATAAAACCTGTATTCTGTCTTTTTGTCCAGGTCCATTACTATGAAGATGGCAATGTCCAGCTGGTTAGTCACAAAGACATTCAGGACTCTGTACAGGTGTCAGTAAGTATGCTAAAAGATCTTTATGATAAGCAActgttttcattcctttaaCAGCTCACAAAGCATGCTGCTATGACTGCATTCTCTTGACTTCAAAGTAATTTTAGGGTGAGCAGTCAGTGTGGTGTTTAGAGTCACGTAGGAATCCCATATTCCCAACTGCTTAAAATTCAGTCTTGTTAGAAAGTCTCTATTGGAAAGCTTCTCTTGGTAGTTAGGGTTAAAAAGGACAGAATATGCTTTTCTATCTCTGTCCAAGGGAAAGAAACAGTAAGAGACATATGCTAAGGCAAATTAAGAAATCCTCTAGTTTGGTAGAGGGAGCAACAGCTGCAAAGTGACTCATTTTACCATGAAGGTTCACTTCCTTTTTGCTCACTAGGGTGCAGCTCTGTTCCAGTTCGGAGCAAGGTCTCTACCCAGAGTGTAGTAAGTGAAAGGAGCCCAGCTACAACCAGAAGGCACAAGCTGATGATGTTACCTACTTTATCTATACTCAGCCTATCATTTGAGAAGAAATCTATTGTGTAGCTTATGTAAGTTATGTAAGTTGCTCTTAAAcatgcaaacttttttttttcctttgcagagtGATGTTCAAACTGCTAAGGAATTTATTAAGATCatagaaaatgcagaaaacgAGTACCAGGTAAGATCAGTGGTAGTTAAACAAAACATAGAATCATATCAGTCTCCATTTGCAGTTAATAGAAACATGGAAAACTGACCTCTCGTTCTGTTCCTAGCTGAATCTGGTATTGTCTGTAAGAATTACTTAGAAAAGGGTAGCagtatttgtttaaaaaatgtagtTATAAATCTGTAAAGTTACAAAGCTGTGTTGTAATTAACTATCAGCTTTGCTGTAcggtttttttaaaggattatAAATGATACCTGGAACAAACATGGGAGGGGAGTGGGTGAGTCAATGTATTTTCCTCTGTGACAGTTAAAAATTCTGAGGAGGAAACTTGTGCAACAACTTTTGCATTGTCCCAGCCTCTGTGCAAGGAGACTGGAAAGAGATAAGTCAGTGAAAGACCTAAGGGGATGCTGCTACATTACAGGGAAGGTGAATAAAAAGCCTTTGACTTGCACAACACTGATGACTGCTTTATTAATTTAGTTAATAGTGGGCCTTACACCTTACAGAAAGGAGTTTGTGGCTTTAACACTAAGTTGAGCTTTCTCATAGTGTTTTATGTGTGCCCTAACCAAATGTGCTTGCCCTTGCAGACAGCAATCAGTGAAAACTACCAGACGATGTCAGACACCACTTTCAAAGCCTTACGCCGGCAGCTGCCCGTCACCCGCACCAAGATTGACTGGAACAAAATCCTCAGCTACAAGATTGgcaaagaaatgcagaatgCTTAATGCAGAAACGAGGAGGTGTATGAAACAGTCGTGTgcaaaaaaaacaaatatggTCCTATGCCAAGTAGATGGTTTTTAAACCGGAGCAGCATTTTTTAGGGCTTTCAAAGTTAACAGGTTTTCTAGCCTGAGAGGGAACCGTGGAACAAATAGTTgtctttgtgttttgtgtttcctGCCACATAAACTTCCTGTTGTAGCTGCATTTAATAGGTCATTTAAATTCAGCCATTCATGGCTCAGAAGTATAGCTGTTTTCAGTCACTGGCTGGAAAACTTCCTAGCTGGAAAAGCCCTATTATTACCCCAGGAGAGGGTGCAGAGCGTTCCCTTCACCTGTATCCAGCACTCCAGGTATGCAGTAAGTTTGTCAAACCTGCCAAGAGCTCACGGCGCTGCAAGACACAGTAAGTGCAAGACAGTGAGTCCTCGTGTATCCTTATTCCTAACCTCCACAAAGCAGATGCCTGCAGGCTTAGATTTTGCTGTAGAAAATGAGTTTACAGGATCCTTTACAGAATTCCTTACTGACCCAGCTCTTCTGGGgacataacttttttttaatctgaagaTTTGAGCCATGTTCCCTAAAAgtgaacatttttcttctcccttccctcgTGTACGTACGGTTACCAGACATGTGCATTTTTACAGAACTACAAGATGAGTCACTGCTGATCCGCAAGGGCTGGATGGtgattaaaaatgcaaatgtctACAAAATAATAGGTATGTTGTGCTTTAATGCTTTGTGGCAGGTTCATAGATTTGTATCGCAGGTGTATGGATGGATAGtgtacaaaataaataaacttgcaccaaagtgaaagaaaaaatccGTTTGTCTCAGTTGTGGACAGTTTATTGTCATGCTCAGAGGGGATTTTGGAATTAATCTCTTCTACATGCTTGCTCTGCATTACTATTTTCCCCCCTCTAACATCAAACCTAGCAGTCATAACAGTTTCTCTGAAGGGGAGGATGAAGAGATAGACATTTGCCTTTCTCAGATCTTGGAACATAGATTCACTACAAAGTGAACCTCCTTTGGTGAACtccctttgttttgtttgcactTGGTTATCACTGGGCGCCTTGCAAGTTCTGGTTTTTAAACTGGCTCATGTcttcttgtttttaaatacacaaaggaaaaagggtTGGGAAGAGAGGGGTGGGGTTGCCTGTGCATTACACTTCAGGTGTTGCACAGTAACACCGCAAAATAAGTGTTTATCCTTTGTGAGTTTTaactaattaaaatatatttgtatttgctGCTGAGACTGACAATTCATCCCTCAGGCATCCTCTGTATCAACTAGTCTAGTGCAAATACACCAGTCTTTGTTTAAAGCCATTGTGTCTGTTCTTTCGTGGTCTCCTTTTAATTCCTGAAGTCTAGGAAATGGCATCACCATCCCGGAAAGTGTTCAAAAATGTgaatgtggcacttgaggaccTGCTTTAGTGGTGATCacagtggtggtgctgggttgatggttggactttaatgatctcaaaggtctcttccaatcttAACAGTTCCATGACTAAGGCAGGGATGGTATCAGTCCAAATGCCCTGGTATACAGACATGGGAACTGGAGGGCTGAGCTTCCCAACTAAAATAGAAACAATCACAGAGCTTTATTGCAGCTCCTCACCCTGGGAAAAAGGCAGCAAGGAGGTCATTCCACTCACTCTCAGTGTCTTACTTTAACCTACGTCAGGCACTCCTGGTTGTATGCTGCACATCCAGTTTGTATCCTGGTTGTATCCTAACAGCCGGGCTTTTCAGAGGGTTCGCACAGCGCtctctctgcaggagctgctcacgGGCAGTTGAagaggctcctgcctgtgcagcaccCACGGAAGATGAGAGGTTGTGTGAGTCTCAGGTGCTGTGGGCTGCGGCCCTGGACCATCCAGGAAATCGCTGCAGCAATTCCAAGAATGTGAAGCCGAAGCAGGGCGCAAGATAAGGCTCTCCACACAACACAGCTTTTATCTGCCTCAAGGCTAGTCTTCTGCTCCTTGGGCACACTGGGAGCAGTTCACCGCCAGTGCTCCAGCCTTAGGAGCGTTTCTATCTCTGTCCTTCTCCAAATCTTTAGCTAATCATCCTGCGGACTGCCTGGTTCCGTGCCTGCCTCCGGGCCCTTCTCCCCCCGGCTGCGGCcccgggctgtgccctgccagccccgaTCCGCCCCAGCCGGGCGGGCCCGCGGCCCCACGGCCTCTTTCGCTTTCGTTTCTCCCTGCGCGACaagccctggctcagcccagcccagcccagcccagcccggtTTAACCTGGCACTCCTGGACGCGGCACCATTTCGGCACGacacggctcggctcggctcggctcgaCCATGCCGCGGTTCAGCGTGGCGGAGGCCAGTCTCTGGGGGTGTCAATTCGTGCAGTTCCTGCAGGACACGGGCCGGGAGCAGGCGAGCCTGCGGGAAACGCTGCGGACCATCTACAACCAGGAGTTCCGCGGCAGGTGAGAGCCCTCGGCCAGACCCGGGCGACATCACCTGGGACAGACCCGGGCCAGCATCCCCAGTGCCTGGCCAGCGTCACTGGTCCCCAGCATCATCACTGGGGTCCCCAAGCTCACCTGTCTCAccaaagccctgctgggatgATCCCCAGCTCCATGGGCCCCCAGCAACTGCCTGGGGATGGCCTTGGACACCCACTGCCTACCATACTCCCCCACCTCACCCTGCTGACACCAATCACACTGGTCCTTGTGCAATGCCACCGCTGTTAATCATTGGCAAAGCTGGGGCTCGGTGCACCGGTGGGACTGGGAGGAGGTACCTGGGGAATCATCGCTGCTGGCAGCACGGTGGCTGTGCCTTAGCAAAGCCACCAcctgtgccagctcagctcctgagcACTGGCAAGGGCAGGGGCTGCGTGGCTGTCAGGGCCGGGCAGTGATGCAGTGGGATGGCTGGAATGGCTGTGGCGTAGCTGGGACAGCAAcggcacagctggagcagccagcagggatgtAAGGTTTGCACAGGCCAGTGGGAAGCCCCAgtccttcttcctctcctggagcagaggggacCTGCTGAGAACCCCCTCACTGCAGCCTCAGTGTCCTGCTTCATCTTCCCCTTGCCTCaccccagctgcctgtgcccctggcagccaAGCCACACTCTCCCACACAAACCCTCTCCCTTGTGTCCGCAGGACTGAGGCAAAGACGCCCAATTTTTCCTGCATGTTGTTTGCGCTGAGGACAACCCACCAGGTTCAGGTGCGCGGAGAGGTGGTGAAATTCAAGGTGAGTTCATGCTGGGGCAGTGCCCACCAGGACTGGCCCCTCAGGAGCCCCCTGCAGAGTCCCACGCTGATTCTGGCTGCTCCTTGCAGGTGAAGAGACACGTGGTGGTGGCGGACCAGTACTGGCGACCCAGGAGGAATGCACAGACATCCGTGTCCACGTCTGCCTcaggacagcagctcagctccactCCACAAATGCCCCAGCGCTATGCCAAGCAGTGGTAtgaccagcagcacccaccttGGCATGTGCCTTGGATCTCCCACCCCGGCTGGGAAAGCCTgaccctccctccccacagggcTGAGCTCATTCGTGGGAAGCACGGGGTTGAGATCACCTCAGACAATGACCAGGGCAACGGGAATATTCGCTTCCCAGTGGTGCCGGGTGAGCCCCGGACAGTCACTGTCCTGGTGCAGAACCGTGGGACAGAGGTGGTGACACTGCAGCGgttccaggcacagcagcaggcacGGGAGCTCTCCTTCACCGATGAGCAAGGGGCAGTGCAGGGCCAGTCCCTGCTGCTACACCCAGGTAGGGTCtgtcccatcccctgccccatgccctgccctgcacagaggaTGCAGGACCCAGTCTCACCCTTCACCCCGCAGGTGGGATGTACCCCATCCAGGTGCGGTGCCTCACCACCTGCAATGGGCACTTCAGCGCTGTGGTGTCCTTCGAGTTCACCAAGGAGCCAGACAAGTCCTTCAGCATCTCACGCTACGTTGCTGCCATTGCTGAGAGCCAGCTGGCCAAGGACCTGGGGCCTTCAGCACCTTTCCAGCCCTACGAGGCCAGCCTCCAGCGCCATGTCACAGTCATCACCGAGGATGGCATCCCCCCTGACAGGTATGTGATGAGCTCACCTGCTGCCATCCTGAGCAGAGGGGCCAGCCTGTTCTCCAGCCAGGACAAGGTTCAGCTCCTTGACTGCCTGGCACCACAGGACAGTGCTTCAACCCTGCTCCATGGCTGATGACAGTGGGGTTGGGGACACCACGTAGTCCCTGAAGCACTACTGTCCCTCCACCCAGCTCCCTGAAAAACGAACTGGAGAGGGAAATCCCCCTGGGCACCTACCAGTACCCAAAGAGCCTCAAGGACACAATCCTGCTTGGACCCAACAccagtgccagctccagctgggctgccATGCGGTGAGTGCCAAGGGCTGCGAGCAATGCTGAGCTGTTCCTTGAGTGCCaaggtgtccctgggacacAATGACAttgctgctgccctcagctcGCTGCTGGAAGCACCTCTGCAGGCTGACAACTACTACCAgaaattccagctgctgctgcacctggaGGAGATTCAGATGGAGGTGGACATCCGTCGCTACGACATGCAGGACGTGACCATGGTGCAGGAGAGGGCACTGCTGGTTCTCGATGTGCGTGGGGGGCTGAGGGACGGGAGGGGTGCTGGCGTAACACTGGCACTCCCAGAGTGCCTGGCATCACACTGGCCCTTTGGCACAGGTGCCTGGCGTGGCCGAGAACCGCCCATCCCTGCTGAGAGGGGACCACCTGTTTGCCCACCTGAGCAGCGAGCGGGACCACTCCCCGCTCGTCCGCTACAAGGGCTACGTGCACAGCGTGGAGCTGGACAGGGTCAGGCTGGGCTTCTCCTCCAAGTGAGTGGTGTCTGGTCCCAGCAGCCTTTCTCAGAGATGCCAAAGGCCAGGAGTGGGTTGGAAAGGGCCAGGAGGGCATGGGAGAGTGCCCCATGCCCTGCTCACACCAttccttcccaggctgcagaAGAAGTTTGTGAAGAACCTGAAGTTCGATGTGACCTTCACCTTCAGCCGGCTGCCACTGCAGGTCCAGCACCgggctgcagtgctggccaTGCGCCGGGGCTTGTCCagcctcctctttccctccGCCTCCTGCCACAAATCCCTCTTCTCAGGGCCCTTCCAGCCGCGGTGAGTCCCAGTTCTGCAGGGTGGGAGGCTCGGAGGGGTGAGGGAATGGAGGCGATGGGGCTTGGGCAGCgcagcctctgctcccacagGTGGTTTAACCGCAAGCTGGAGACCAACGAGGAGCAGTGCAAAGCTGTGACCCACATCGTGACGGGGGTGTCCCGGCCAGCCCCATACCTCATCTTTGGCCCCCCTGGCACTGGCAAGACGGTCACTATGGTGGAGGCCATCAAGCAGGTGGGTGGCCGGTGCCCAAATCTAGCCCTGAGCATTGCTGCCCATTCTCATCCATGGGGCTCAGTGCTGTCACCTCCTCTTCCAGGTGTGGACATGCTTCAAGGATGCCCATATCTTGGCCTGTGCCCCCTCCAACAGTGCTGCAGACCTGCTGTGCCAGTGCATCATCAAGGACATCGCCCCTCAGAACGTCTACAGGATCATCGCCAGCTCCAGGAGCTATAGGGAGGTGCCCACTGATATCAGGGTAGGTCCCTGCCCCTCCACCCTGAAATCCTGACAGCACATCTGGGCTGGCATCCCCCAGGATAATGGGACCTCACCCAATGcatgtgctccagccctgctgcaacTGGGATGATGAGCAGAGCAGCTACGTGTACCCAAGCAAGGAGAGACTGAGGCACTACCGGATTATCATCACCACACTGGTGACAGCAGGAAGgtcagaggagctgggattgtcCCCAGCATCCGTGGCAGCTGGACCCAGGGCTGCCTTGCATCCAGGCTGTGAAGGCAGACCCTCTGGCActcagcagggagggcttgGAGGAGGGCCggcagcaggggaggaaatCCCTCCTCTGTGGGAGGGTGAGGGTGAAGGGTGGGAGAGGAAGGATGGCCAGGTGGGGCAGGATGCTAAGAACAGCCTCTTTGCatctctcctccaggctggtgTCAGCCAATTTCCCCCCTGGGTTTTTCTCCCACGTGTTCATCGACGAGTGTGGCCACGCGGTAGAGCCGGAGAGCGTCGTCGCCATCGCGGGTGAGCAGTGCCCGCCTGCTGCCTCAAGGGCCGGCTTGTCTGCATGGCCTGGGGTCCCTCCCGTTCCCCGCTGAGCTCTCCCTGTTCCCAGGACTCCTGGCTCCCATGGATGAGGAGACCAACCCCAATGGGGggcagctggtgctggcaggagaCCCCAAGCAGCTGGGCCCCGTCCTGACCTCACCGCTGGCAATCCAGTATGGTCTGGGTGAGTAGGGAGAGGAGTGGGAGTGCTGTGGGCATCCCACAGGGGCTGAGTGTCCTTGTGGGGAGCCACAGGATATCACTGGGCACAGGCACCTCGCTGCTGGAGAGGCTGATGCTACACAACCCCTTGTACCAGAAGTCGAGTGGAGGATACGACCCACAGTTCATCACCAAACTGCTCTGGAACTACAGGTGGGAACAGGGATAGTGCAGGAAGGGGTCAAGCCAGGCAGGGATTGGTGAGCATGGCACTCCAGGATCTGTCCCCCAGAGCTTCAGAGTGCCCCAGCTGGTGTGGGAGATGGGAGTGCACCTGCTGTCCCGGGTGCACGGTGCCTGAGACGGCTCTGGACCCACATGGCACCCACCCTGGCATGGTCCTGCCTCTCCTAGGTCCCACGAGGCCATTCTCAGGATCCCCAACGAGCTCTTCTATGACAACGAGCTGAAGGTGTGCAGGAGCGACGGGCTTGACATCCGGAATCTGTTTTGTACCTGGGAGGAGCTTCCCAAAAAAGTGAgaggcacaggagggactgacCTAGGGGGTTCCCcgaggcacaggcagagcagagccaaatGTTCTCCATCCCCAGGGCTTCCCCATCATCTTCCATGGGGTTTGTGGGGAAGACCAGAGAGAGGCCAAGAGTCCCTCATTCTTCAACACGGCTGAAATTGAGGTCCTGGTCCACTACCTCaagaagctgctgcagagccgGGGCAGGGGAAGCTGCCCCAGTGTGTCCCCCAAGGAGATCGGCATCATCTCTCCCTACAGGAAGCAGGTgagggacacagctctgcaggcagggcagaggcagagcagagacctcccaagggacagggagcactgggatggatgggcagccccagggctggcacaacATGGCCCTGTGGAGGCTGGATTTTGCCACATGCCTCCACTCAGGTAGAGAAGATCCGGAAAGCCATCACCTCCCTGGATCCCGATCTGCAGAAGCTGCCGGACATCAGCCAGTTGAAGGTAGGTCCTGGGCatggaggagagaggagcacaCCATGCCACAGGAGgagggagccctggcagccccagcccaggggtgcTCCTGGCCCTCACCTGttgtccctgccccaggtggGCTCTGTGGAAGAGTTCCAGGGCCAGGAGCGGCAGGTGATCCTCATCTCCACCGTGCGCAGCAGCAGCACGTACCTCCAGTTCGACCAGACCTTCAGGCTGGGCTTCCTCAAGAACCCCAAGGTACCGCCAGCCCCGAGCAGACCCCCCTCCCTTGGCATCCCCCTCTTCCCTGTGGTTCTCACAGGCACGtagagctgctctgggtgctcatgccaccagagctgcctgcacccagctggggctgcaggacgATGAGAGGTGTTGCAGCAGGTAAAGCCCTCTTGCTTGTCCTCTTCAGAGGCTTAACGTGGCCATCACCAGGGCCAAGGCTCTGTTGATCGTAGTGGGTAATCCTACTGTGCTCAGCAAGGACCACCACTGGCTCAggtgagctgctcctggcccctgCCACTGGCAGTGCTCACCAGCACCTgccctttcctgctgccagcacgTGGTGCCTGGCCGTGCCCATGCCACGGAACGGCCGGGCCGGTGCCACCTCGTGCCCACGCTCCCCTCCCTCTGCACCTGCAGGTTCCTCAGGTACTGCAAGGAACAGGGTGGCTACACCGGATACCCTTACGAGGATGAGGGCACAGCTGAGGACAGACTCGCCAACGacctccaggcactgcagctcagTGTTTAGCACccaggtgagcagagctggcagcatgGCCAGGGCAACAGCTGGGGCACTAGGAGGCTTCTCCTGCCCCAAATGCAGCAGGACTTAAACCAGGTTTTTGCTTAGGCTTGCCTGTCTCCATCTCAAAGTCAGGAGCCAGCTCTACCATGAGGTTTCTCTGCAGGAAATGCacctgggaagggaggagaagcCCCATGAAGGTACATCCCACTCAGCCTGTCCcaagcctgcagcagctcctgctttttctgtctcagtcccagggtgctccatgCATCTCTCTGGAGATGGGGCTGAACTCACAGGACCAGAAGGTGTTGCCAGCCTTTGCTGCCAGCCACGAAGCCCACACCAGCACCAGACTGGGACAACTCtccattttaataattttttttacatggcTGTGGCAAAACTATTCTCTGTGACTGGTCTCACCATTCAGTGAAAGGCTTAAGCCTGGAGGCTCTGGCCTCCAAAGAGCATCACTGGGTGCACAGGGgagctcactgctgctgtgatgggtgactggggaaggcaggaacctGGTCTGGGACAGGTTGGCTCAGCTCTCCACTGGGCAGCTGCCTGGCCTGAGAGCTGGCATGGCTGTGCAGACACTCTATTTCCCTCGAAtaaatgtttaaagaaaagcagtgtACTGTTGAGTCCTAGGTGGGCCTTGCTTACACAGACAGGGCTTCAGAGCAGCATCAGGCTCAggacagcagccctgtcctgacCTGCTTCAGAGGAAGGATGGCTCCAGCAGTGATGGCAGTGCCTATCACCCAGGGACTGGGTGCAGCTGGGAAGCTCCTGCCTGGCCCTTCCCATGTAAACTGCTTCCTGGCTCTTTTGCAAGTACAGGGTAGTGAGCCCTgatcctccagcagcagctaaagcaacaggggctgggggccagGCAAgtccccaccctgcagcacacagccctgagcccaggcaggagcctggagcactgagaggcacaAAGGAGAGCCAGAAGAACGCCACACAAGTGAAGTTACAATTACTAAAATACCAGTTTGCATTTATTCTCCCAATTATGCAGTTGGTGTAGTGCTGCCAAGCCCATGGCCGAGGCAGACTCGGAGGCGGCAGTGCcggcagagctgggcacaggtcccaggagagctgctggcagcagctgagcccagctctgctcagacaGGGCTGAAACTGCCCGGGCAGGTCTGTaacactgctgtgtgctgcctgcacgcccagggagagcaggcacagcacacCAAGGGCCTGGCACACCGCACACGTGAGCTGTGACCGGCACCTCCTGCTTCTGTGGcacctgcccagagctgggcaaagAGAGGGAATACCCCAGCAATGCCCGTGGGAAAGGCAAAAGCAGGGAGCTCAGTACAAAACGGGGCAACACGGGGAGCAACAGGAGCACCAGCCCACGgagagcagcaggtgctgaAGGCACTGGCCCCTCATGGCCCTGGAATGTCACAGGGACACCCTGTGAGCGTGGGTGGCAGTCTGGTGCAAAGGGTTCGGGGCAGGTGGTGGCACCACGAggcgctgctggggctgtgtgccagcagtgcccctgggcagggcaggcagtgctgctgccagcagggctgctcacagcagcGGGCAGCCTCTGCGCTTCTTGTTCTTGCgcacctgcagcccagctcgGGTGGCCATCTCAAACACCTCCCGCACCCCCTCCTTCGTCTTGGCCGAGCACTCGAGGTAGCCAAAGGCGTTGATCCTGTTGGCCatgtccctcccctcctctggcTTCACCGGCTCCTAGGAAGCAGTAAAAACAGGGTTTGGAAACATTGCCAGAACACAACAGCAACTGCCCTTGGGGCATGCAGCCCTTCCAGCCAGGATCTGGTGTGGGCAGAAGTGTCTTGCTGGCTGGGGGAcccggggctgtccccaccTGCTTCATCTTGGCCAGCTCCCGCCGCGTGTGCTCGTCATTGCGCAGGTCCTTCTTGTTCCCCACCAAGATGATGGGCACGTTGGGGCAGAAGTGCTTCACCTCCGGCGTCCACTTCTCAGGGATGTTCTCTACAACAGGCACACGTGGAATCCTatgagctgaggagctgctgccccacagcctccTCACAGAAACCAGTCCCAAGGTTTTCCCgttggagcagggagagctcgCCCCACAGAACCCCCCTCTCCCACCACCTCTGCCCAGTCTGCAGGCTGCCAGCGTTTCCCTGCAGGCACACAaggctgggggatgaagggAAGGCTCTGGCATCCTCGAGGGGCAGCTTGGGGGCTTCCCAGACCCCAGGGGGTTCAGTAGCAGCACCGAGTCCTGtgggacccccaggtccctACCGAGGCTATCGGGGCTGTCGATGGAGAAGCACATGAGGATGACATCTGTGTCCGGGTACGAGAGGGGCCGCAGCCTGTCATAGTCCTCCTGCCCCGCCGTGTCCCACAGGGCCAGCTCAACCTACAGGGGACAAGGACATGGCTCAGTGGCTCTGCAGGCCACGAGtgacagatttttcttcctcaggtAGAGCTGTGCTCTTCCTCAAACTGGGCCAGGCTCAGGGCGACCCAGAAATGCCGGAGCCATGGGCTCCTCTGTGCGCTGCAGGTGCATCCGAGCACACAGAGCaatcccagcagcactgggcagtggcactgcagcaggggaCACGGAGCAAGGGGACAGGAATGACAACGGCCCTTACCTGCTTGCCATCCACCTCTATGTCAGCAATGTAGTTCTCAAACACCGTGGGCACGTAGACCTCGGGGAACTGGTC
The genomic region above belongs to Molothrus ater isolate BHLD 08-10-18 breed brown headed cowbird chromosome 25, BPBGC_Mater_1.1, whole genome shotgun sequence and contains:
- the RHOC gene encoding rho-related GTP-binding protein RhoC isoform X1, translating into MMSFGKGAMAAIRKKLVIVGDGACGKTCLLIVFSKDQFPEVYVPTVFENYIADIEVDGKQVELALWDTAGQEDYDRLRPLSYPDTDVILMCFSIDSPDSLENIPEKWTPEVKHFCPNVPIILVGNKKDLRNDEHTRRELAKMKQEPVKPEEGRDMANRINAFGYLECSAKTKEGVREVFEMATRAGLQVRKNKKRRGCPLL
- the MOV10 gene encoding helicase MOV-10 translates to MPRFSVAEASLWGCQFVQFLQDTGREQASLRETLRTIYNQEFRGRTEAKTPNFSCMLFALRTTHQVQVRGEVVKFKVKRHVVVADQYWRPRRNAQTSVSTSASGQQLSSTPQMPQRYAKQWAELIRGKHGVEITSDNDQGNGNIRFPVVPGEPRTVTVLVQNRGTEVVTLQRFQAQQQARELSFTDEQGAVQGQSLLLHPGGMYPIQVRCLTTCNGHFSAVVSFEFTKEPDKSFSISRYVAAIAESQLAKDLGPSAPFQPYEASLQRHVTVITEDGIPPDSSLKNELEREIPLGTYQYPKSLKDTILLGPNTSASSSWAAMRSLLEAPLQADNYYQKFQLLLHLEEIQMEVDIRRYDMQDVTMVQERALLVLDVPGVAENRPSLLRGDHLFAHLSSERDHSPLVRYKGYVHSVELDRVRLGFSSKLQKKFVKNLKFDVTFTFSRLPLQVQHRAAVLAMRRGLSSLLFPSASCHKSLFSGPFQPRWFNRKLETNEEQCKAVTHIVTGVSRPAPYLIFGPPGTGKTVTMVEAIKQVWTCFKDAHILACAPSNSAADLLCQCIIKDIAPQNVYRIIASSRSYREVPTDIRPCCNWDDEQSSYVYPSKERLRHYRIIITTLVTAGRLVSANFPPGFFSHVFIDECGHAVEPESVVAIAGLLAPMDEETNPNGGQLVLAGDPKQLGPVLTSPLAIQYGLGTSLLERLMLHNPLYQKSSGGYDPQFITKLLWNYRSHEAILRIPNELFYDNELKVCRSDGLDIRNLFCTWEELPKKGFPIIFHGVCGEDQREAKSPSFFNTAEIEVLVHYLKKLLQSRGRGSCPSVSPKEIGIISPYRKQVEKIRKAITSLDPDLQKLPDISQLKVGSVEEFQGQERQVILISTVRSSSTYLQFDQTFRLGFLKNPKRLNVAITRAKALLIVVGNPTVLSKDHHWLRFLRYCKEQGGYTGYPYEDEGTAEDRLANDLQALQLSV
- the RHOC gene encoding rho-related GTP-binding protein RhoC isoform X2, coding for MAAIRKKLVIVGDGACGKTCLLIVFSKDQFPEVYVPTVFENYIADIEVDGKQVELALWDTAGQEDYDRLRPLSYPDTDVILMCFSIDSPDSLENIPEKWTPEVKHFCPNVPIILVGNKKDLRNDEHTRRELAKMKQEPVKPEEGRDMANRINAFGYLECSAKTKEGVREVFEMATRAGLQVRKNKKRRGCPLL